AAGCTCTATTCGATTGCCTGAAAGATAAAAACAAGGAATGGGCATACCAAGCGCCAGTTTTGGGTGTACTGGTGGTCTCTAAGACCTTTGAACACAACGGAAAGCCAAACCCATGGAGCGATTTCGACTGTGGGCTTGCAATGGGACAGCTCACCCTGCAGGCCGAAGCGTTGGACCTCAAGGTACATTTTATGGCAGGATTCCACAAGGATAAGGCTCGAGAGACCTTCAATATACCTGAAGGCTTCGAACCCCTGGTTGCGTTCGCAATAGGCAAGAAAGGCGACCCAGACACGCTGCCTGAGGAATTTGCCGAGCAAGAAAAAGCCCCAAGAGAGCGCAAAGACCTAAAAGAGCTGGTCTTCGGCAAAGAATGGGGAAAACCCGTTGAGTGGCTCAAATAGCTTCAAGCTTGCCCTTTGATACTAGGGGGAGGCTCTAGCAGACACCTCCCCCTAACTCTACCCATCCACTCCAAGCCCACACAGGGTTTTTTGGTAGGCAGAGCAACTCGAAGTGACATCCAAATTGGTAGAATGCCGACACACCCTCATTTTGACAACGAAAGTAAAGTTTGTTAGGATAGTTGTACACTATAGTTTAAAATACACAAAATGTTGAATGATTTAAACAATCTGATACAGGCTGTTCCTTTGGATGAACCAACCCCGTTTCAGGCAGGCAAACATTTTCCATAAGCCGAAACAGCAGGATAACAAGACCGCGAAGGCCTTTCCAAGCAAAGGGCACAAGCTCTCTTGTTTACTATTATTTTTATATATTAAATTAAAGAGGTGATTTTTTGAAGATAAACGCTTCTGAAGCTCTAGTGAAAACTTTGGAGTCTGTAGGTGTAACCACGATTTTTGGAATCCCTGGGATACACAACCTTGATATTTACAAAGCCCTCACAAAAAGCCCCATCAGGCATATAACGACTAGACACGAACAGGGAGCAGGATTTATGGCAGATGGTTGGGCACGCTCTACGGGAAATGTAGGAACGGCCCTGGTGATTTCAGGCCCTGGATTGACGAACATCCTAACTCCCATGGCCCAGGCATTACATGACTCTGTCCCAATGGTGGTGATATCCAGCCAAATACCTACAAGCTACATAGGGCTAGGCGCCGGGTTCCTCCACGAACTTAAAAACAGCACCATAATGGCCCAATCTGCCGCAAAGGAAAGTATCAGGATTACAGATCCAAGGGACATACAGCAAACCGTAGAAAAAGCATATAAAACTGCTGCATCAGGGCGCCCTGGGCCAGTTCACCTGGAGATCCCCATGGACGTACTGACCATGCATTCTGCATTTACTACTTCCCCATCGAAGACCGAACAAACTTGGTATCCTGAACTTCCAGAACAGGAGATAAAAAAGGCTGCAAATGTAATAAAGGAAGCCAAAAATCCTGTAATTATCTTAGGTGGAGGTTCTAAAAACGCCTCCTGCGAAGCACTGGCTTTAGCAGAAAAACTGCAAGCTGCCGTCATAGAGACCTGTGCCGGTAAGGGAATTGTGGACGATCGACATCCTCTTTGTCTTGGTGCAAGGCTCCACTTCCCCTCTGTACGAAAATTTATAGAAGAGGCCGACGTTATTATAGCCGTGGGGACAGAACTTTCACCTACGGACCTATGGGAGAAGCCGCTGCCCAAAAGAGGCATTCTGATACAAATAGACTTGGATCCTGCCAACTTCGGCCGAAACACTACTGCAGACATAGGCATACGGGCAGATGCAAGACAAGCCCTCTTATCAATTTTAAAAGAACTCTCAGAAGGCCCCACCATTCCGCATCCTGAAAAAAAAGCCCTTTTAGCCAACTTAAAAAGGCAAACAAAAAAGGAACTAGGCAGTACTACAGGCATGGGAGAGGACCTAGCGGATATGGTGGACTTGATAAGCGCCATACGGGAAGGATTACCTGAGAATGGAATCCTGGCAGCAGACATGACTGGGCCAGCTTATATAGCTATAAGCGAGTATCCGACGTACTTTCCCTCAACGTTCCTCCACCCTGTCGGCTTCGGAACGCTGGGTTTTGCCGTTCCAGCAGCAATTGGCGCCTTTTTAGCAAATAACGACAAGCCCGTTGCAGCCCTTACTGGAGATGGAGGTTTCCAATTTACCATGGCCGAAGTAGCTGTAGCGTGCCAAGAAAAACTTCCCATACCGATAATAATCTGGAATGACCAAGGCTTCGGAGAGATCCGCCGCAATGAAAAGGCAAGGGATTTTTGCCCTTTAATAGGCGTGGACAACCCATCTCCTGACTTAAAGTTATTTGCGGCATCTTTGGGAGCAAAGTACCAATTGGCAAATTCCCCAAGAGACGTAAAAGATTTGATGAAATCAGCTTTCAAAGAAAGCTGCCCAACCATTATAGAAATAACACCAAAAGAAAGGGAGCATTGAACCGTGAATATACCAGGCATTAGGAAAGCAGTACTCAAAATGAGGCCTTATGAACCAGGCAAAACTATCGAAGAAGTCCGCAGGGACTTAGGTCTTAAGCACATTATAAAGCTCGGCTCCAATGAAAACCCCTATGGTCCCTTTCCAGAATCCATAGAGGCAATGAAACAAGAAATGTCCCATGGCAACCGTTATCCAGACATAGCTTTTGAGGAGATAAAAGGGCTTTTAGCCCAAAAGCACGGCCTTAAACAAGAGAACATCGCCATATCTCACGGAGCAGAAGGTATGCTACAGTCTGCAGCAAAAACCTTCATCGAAGAGGAAGACCAAGTCATAATACCTATGGTCACCTACAAACTCTACGAGGAACTTTCAAAGCTCATGGGAGCAAAAATTGTAAGAACACCAATGAAAGAAAACACTATCGACCTTCTCGCCGTAGCGAAGGCCGTAACGGAAAAGACCAAGCTAATCTGGCTATGCAATCCCAACAACCCTACAGGCACTCATTTCGACCTCAAGGATTTTTCAAGCCTTTTAGATGACCTGCCAGAAAAAACATGGGTAATTTTAGATGAAGCATATGCAGAGTTTTGCCCACAGGACAAACTACCCAACCGGGCAAAGCTCATAAATGAAGGCAAGAACATCATCTCCGTCCGGACCTTTTCCAAGGCTTACGGACTTGCAGGTCTAAGGCTAGGCTACGGCATGGCAAGGCCAGATGTAATAAGAGCCATAGATACCGTCAGCGAACCATTTAACGCTAACAGGTTGGCCATAGCGGCAGGCATTGCAGTTTTGCGAGATGGACAAAAATCCTATACAGAGGCCCTTGAAGCGATAACCCGGGACAGAAAACGAATGGAAGAAGCCCTTAGAAATATGGAGTGCAGTGTTACTCCTTCTTCTACCAACTTTGTCTTTTTTGAGACCCCCTATGATTGTAGCTACCTTTCCCAACAACTGCTCAAAAGAGGCATCATAGTGCGCCCGTGCAATATATGGGGCTGCGATAATGCAATAAGGGTAACGGTGGGAACCTCTGAGGAAGTAGACGAGTTCCTAAAGGCCATAGAGGACATTTTGAAGTCTGCCTTGTGTAGCAAAGAAACACAACGGGAGGTATGATTTTATGGTTCTTTTTGAAGATGTGAGCAAGGTGTACGAAGATGGGACCCGGGCCGTGGACCACCTCAATTTGGAAATCGCAAAGGGCGAGCTTGTAGTACTTATAGGCCCCTCCGGTTGTGGTAAGACCACTACCCTCAAGATGGTAAACCGTCTTGAAGACTGCACTGAAGGGACCATAAAGGTCGGAGGGCAAGATATCACAAAAACAGACCCAGTCAAACTGCGCAGAAACATAGGTTACGTCATCCAAGAAACGGCCTTAATGCCCCACCTTTCGGTGGCAGAAAACATCGCTACAGTACCCAGGCTTTTGGGATGGAAGAAAAGTAAAATAAGAAAGCGGGTCGACGAGCTGTTGGAAATGGCTGGTTTGGATCCTGCCATATACCGCTACCGTCTGCCAGATCAGCTAAGCGGAGGACAAAAACAACGAATTGGAGTTTTACGGGCGCTAGCCGCCGACCCTGAGGTGGTCCTGATGGACGAGCCTTTCGGAGCCTTAGACCCTATAGCCAGGGAAAAACTTCAAAACGAGCTCATTCAACTGCAGAAGACCGTCAAAAAAACAATAATATTTGTGACCCACGACATGGACGAAGCACTGAAAATAGCAGACAAGATAGTCCTCATGCGTAGAGGAAAGATTGAGCAAGTTGGTTCTCCTGAAGATCTTCAACAAAATCCCGCCAACGATTTCGTTAGAGATTTTATAGGCGAGGACAGACTCTCCCAGATATCTCCCGACACAAGCGTAGAAGTGGTGGTCCAAGAACCTAAGATAAGGGTCTCTCCCAAGATGTCTGCTGCAGATGTGCTGGATATTATGGAAGATGAAGGGCACGAGACTGCCCAGATCGTAGATAGTTATGGCAAATGGCATGGTATGGCCGTGTTGTGGCTTTTAAAACGCGCCGCAAGGCAAAACGGAAAGGCTACTGAAGGAGCCAAGAAGGACCGAAAGATATATATTGAAGACGGAACCCTTCGTGACGCTGCAGCAATGCTGGCAGACCAAGACTTGCCCATTCCCGTAATAGATGAAAATAACACATTTAAGGGAGTCGTAACTCACGCTGGAGTGGCACGTCTTACTATATCAAGGCTCACCCGCTACAAAGGGAAGGAGGCAGTATGATGCTAAACCAAGAGCCCTTCCTACAATTATTCTTAAAATATGTAACAAGATACTGGCCTCGCATACTAGATTTGACCTGGCAACATTTGGTTATCTCTCTAATTGCCCTTTTCATAACGCTTATAGTATGCGTACCCCTGGGGATTTACCTTACCAAGAACGAAAAGCTTTCCCCTTATGTGATAGGTGCGGCCAACATATTTCAGACCATACCCAGTTTGGCACTTTTGGGTTTTTTGATTTTTATTTTTGGAATAGGCAACGACAACGCCATAGCGGCACTGTTTTTATATGCCATGCTTCCGGTACTTCAAAACACATACACCGGCATAAAGAGCGTCCCCAAACACCTGGTGCAGGCTGCAAGGGGCATGGGAATGACCGAGTACCAGATTTTGGTCAAGGTTCAACTTCCCATCGCCATGCCCATAATCTTGGCGGGGATAAGGGTGGCTACCGTATGGATCATAGGAA
The DNA window shown above is from Thermovirga lienii DSM 17291 and carries:
- a CDS encoding nitroreductase (PFAM: Nitroreductase family~COGs: COG0778 Nitroreductase~InterPro IPR000415~KEGG: aco:Amico_0362 nitroreductase~PFAM: nitroreductase~SPTR: Nitroreductase), giving the protein MEKPAKTNFPVLELVRDRWSPRAFSDYLPSFEELGSLMEAARWAASCYNGQPWRFILARKDQKVLYKALFDCLKDKNKEWAYQAPVLGVLVVSKTFEHNGKPNPWSDFDCGLAMGQLTLQAEALDLKVHFMAGFHKDKARETFNIPEGFEPLVAFAIGKKGDPDTLPEEFAEQEKAPRERKDLKELVFGKEWGKPVEWLK
- a CDS encoding thiamine pyrophosphate TPP-binding domain-containing protein (PFAM: Thiamine pyrophosphate enzyme, central domain; Thiamine pyrophosphate enzyme, N-terminal TPP binding domain; Thiamine pyrophosphate enzyme, C-terminal TPP binding domain~COGs: COG0028 Thiamine pyrophosphate-requiring protein~InterPro IPR012001: IPR012000: IPR011766~KEGG: nth:Nther_1932 thiamine pyrophosphate protein TPP binding domain protein~PFAM: thiamine pyrophosphate TPP-binding domain-containing protein; thiamine pyrophosphate central domain-containing protein~SPTR: Thiamine pyrophosphate-dependent enzyme) is translated as MKINASEALVKTLESVGVTTIFGIPGIHNLDIYKALTKSPIRHITTRHEQGAGFMADGWARSTGNVGTALVISGPGLTNILTPMAQALHDSVPMVVISSQIPTSYIGLGAGFLHELKNSTIMAQSAAKESIRITDPRDIQQTVEKAYKTAASGRPGPVHLEIPMDVLTMHSAFTTSPSKTEQTWYPELPEQEIKKAANVIKEAKNPVIILGGGSKNASCEALALAEKLQAAVIETCAGKGIVDDRHPLCLGARLHFPSVRKFIEEADVIIAVGTELSPTDLWEKPLPKRGILIQIDLDPANFGRNTTADIGIRADARQALLSILKELSEGPTIPHPEKKALLANLKRQTKKELGSTTGMGEDLADMVDLISAIREGLPENGILAADMTGPAYIAISEYPTYFPSTFLHPVGFGTLGFAVPAAIGAFLANNDKPVAALTGDGGFQFTMAEVAVACQEKLPIPIIIWNDQGFGEIRRNEKARDFCPLIGVDNPSPDLKLFAASLGAKYQLANSPRDVKDLMKSAFKESCPTIIEITPKEREH
- a CDS encoding histidinol-phosphate aminotransferase (PFAM: Aminotransferase class I and II~TIGRFAM: histidinol-phosphate aminotransferase~COGs: COG0079 Histidinol-phosphate/aromatic aminotransferase and cobyric acid decarboxylase~InterPro IPR005861: IPR004839: IPR001917~KEGG: nth:Nther_1931 histidinol-phosphate aminotransferase~PFAM: aminotransferase class I and II~SPTR: Histidinol-phosphate aminotransferase;~TIGRFAM: histidinol-phosphate aminotransferase), with protein sequence MNIPGIRKAVLKMRPYEPGKTIEEVRRDLGLKHIIKLGSNENPYGPFPESIEAMKQEMSHGNRYPDIAFEEIKGLLAQKHGLKQENIAISHGAEGMLQSAAKTFIEEEDQVIIPMVTYKLYEELSKLMGAKIVRTPMKENTIDLLAVAKAVTEKTKLIWLCNPNNPTGTHFDLKDFSSLLDDLPEKTWVILDEAYAEFCPQDKLPNRAKLINEGKNIISVRTFSKAYGLAGLRLGYGMARPDVIRAIDTVSEPFNANRLAIAAGIAVLRDGQKSYTEALEAITRDRKRMEEALRNMECSVTPSSTNFVFFETPYDCSYLSQQLLKRGIIVRPCNIWGCDNAIRVTVGTSEEVDEFLKAIEDILKSALCSKETQREV
- a CDS encoding glycine betaine/L-proline ABC transporter, ATPase subunit (PFAM: ABC transporter~TIGRFAM: glycine betaine/L-proline transport ATP binding subunit~COGs: COG1125 ABC-type proline/glycine betaine transport systems ATPase components~InterProIPR005892: IPR003439: IPR000644: IPR017871: IPR 003593~KEGG: sth:STH2630 glycine betaine/carnitine/choline ABC transporter ATP-binding protein~PFAM: ABC transporter related; CBS domain containing protein~SMART: AAA ATPase~SPTR: Glycine betaine/carnitine/choline ABC transporter ATP-binding protein;~TIGRFAM: glycine betaine/L-proline ABC transporter, ATPase subunit), producing the protein MVLFEDVSKVYEDGTRAVDHLNLEIAKGELVVLIGPSGCGKTTTLKMVNRLEDCTEGTIKVGGQDITKTDPVKLRRNIGYVIQETALMPHLSVAENIATVPRLLGWKKSKIRKRVDELLEMAGLDPAIYRYRLPDQLSGGQKQRIGVLRALAADPEVVLMDEPFGALDPIAREKLQNELIQLQKTVKKTIIFVTHDMDEALKIADKIVLMRRGKIEQVGSPEDLQQNPANDFVRDFIGEDRLSQISPDTSVEVVVQEPKIRVSPKMSAADVLDIMEDEGHETAQIVDSYGKWHGMAVLWLLKRAARQNGKATEGAKKDRKIYIEDGTLRDAAAMLADQDLPIPVIDENNTFKGVVTHAGVARLTISRLTRYKGKEAV
- a CDS encoding binding-protein-dependent transport systems inner membrane component (PFAM: Binding-protein-dependent transport system inner membrane component~COGs: COG1174 ABC-type proline/glycine betaine transport systems permease component~InterPro IPR000515~KEGG: bcl:ABC1991 proline/glycine betaine ABC transporter permease~PFAM: binding-protein-dependent transport systems inner membrane component~SPTR: Probable glycine betaine/carnitine/choline ABC transporter), with protein sequence MLNQEPFLQLFLKYVTRYWPRILDLTWQHLVISLIALFITLIVCVPLGIYLTKNEKLSPYVIGAANIFQTIPSLALLGFLIFIFGIGNDNAIAALFLYAMLPVLQNTYTGIKSVPKHLVQAARGMGMTEYQILVKVQLPIAMPIILAGIRVATVWIIGTATLASAIGGGGLGRLIFSGLASIRNEVVLAGALPATILALTADQGIKWLQNYLDPKSRAVRLAKKAEMEELQKTAAKRGKEQ